One genomic window of Ziziphus jujuba cultivar Dongzao chromosome 4, ASM3175591v1 includes the following:
- the LOC107416845 gene encoding probable E3 ubiquitin-protein ligase XERICO, with the protein MGLSSLPAPSEGVLCILLVNTALSISIVKGIVRSILHIVGIGLSSSSSSSSSSSSHPSSEDDYVNHPSESYEFYCGTPCENYVEEFRNRVPTIRFDALCGCEEPENECSVCLNRFEPESEINHLSCGHVFHKVCLEKWLDYWNVTCPLCRTPLMPEEELSCNW; encoded by the coding sequence ATGGGTCTTTCAAGTCTCCCAGCTCCATCTGAAGGAGTTCTATGTATACTTTTAGTTAACACGGCACTGTCCATCTCCATAGTGAAAGGCATAGTCCGGTCTATACTTCACATAGTCGGAATCGGCCTTTCATCATCGTcttcgtcatcatcatcatcttcatcacatCCCTCATCAGAAGACGATTACGTGAACCACCCTTCCGAATCATACGAATTCTATTGTGGTACCCCTTGTGAGAATTACGTCGAGGAGTTTAGAAACCGAGTACCTACCATTCGGTTTGATGCTTTATGTGGCTGTGAGGAGCCTGAGAATGAATGTTCGGTTTGCCTGAATCGGTTTGAACCCGAATCAGAGATAAACCACTTGAGTTGTGGCCACGTTTTTCACAAAGTATGCTTAGAGAAGTGGTTGGACTATTGGAATGTCACTTGCCCTCTTTGCAGGACTCCATTAATGCCTGAAGAAGAGCTGTCCTGCAATTGGTAA
- the LOC107416840 gene encoding uncharacterized protein LOC107416840, giving the protein MAEETHLSEPEKGPNKRRIGNKKSSKGKKKPRKTFRLPEEAGNFKPKKIDKKMKKLFRKRAREYNSDDETGDEDEHEPKSDDEEANGGHFSSEEEEAGEDGDDQGRQDLNADDGDSENEEDDTVQPGIMKFTEGCRAFRMAFKSIIKKSVQDDALGPVLSAHKKLVAEKLAEEETERKVNREAKKEKHLVAEKGHVKPLNYLDSHEKFLLGVATKGVVKLFNAVNKAQNAQKGLNPSRTKDAKVIKKRRKEAFFSELGKTPALADVTAAKGQTSSGHVEGEGPAWGPLCDNYMLTSSKLKDWDKKPDTIVADELGKVSEDSSSDDD; this is encoded by the exons ATGGCCGAAGAAACCCATTTGTCAGAACCAGAAAAAGGTCCAAACAAGAGGAGGATAGGGAATAAGAAAAGCTCTAAGGGTAAGAAAAAACCAAGGAAGACATTCAGGTTGCCTGAGGAAGCTGGAAACTTTAAGCCCAAGAAAATagacaagaaaatgaagaaactgtTTCGCAAGAGGGCTAGAGAGTACAATTCAGATGATGAAACTGGGGATGAAGATGAGCACGAACCCAAGAGCGACGATGAGGAAGCAAATGGTGGGCATTTTTcttctgaagaagaagaagcaggggAAGATGGCGATGATCAGGGAAGGCAGGATTTGAATGCGGATGATGGGGATTCGGAGAATGAGGAAGATGATACTGTCCAGCCTGGAATCATGAAATTCACTGAGGGTTGCAGAGCGTTTAGAATGGCCTTTAAGAGTATTATTAAGAAGAGTGTTCAAGATGATGCTTTG GGACCGGTTTTATCAGCACATAAGAAGCTTGTTGCTGAAAAGCTTGCTGAAGAAGAGACTGAACGGAAGGTCAACCGCGAGGCTAAGAAGGAAAAACACTTG GTGGCAGAAAAGGGGCATGTGAAACCCCTGAATTATTTGGACTCACATGAAAAGTTTCTTCTAGGAGTTGCTACAAAAGGAG TGGTCAAATTGTTCAATGCT GTCAACAAGGCACAAAATGCTCAGAAAGGATTGAACCCTTCGAGAACTAAAGATGCAAAAG TGATAAAGAAGCGGAGGAAAGAAGCCTTCTTTTCAGAATTAGGCAAGACACCAGCATTAGCAGATGTTACTGCTGCAAAG GGTCAGACATCTTCAGGTCATGTGGAGGGTGAAGGGCCTGCTTGGGGTCCATTATGCGATAATTACATGCTAACAAGTTCTAAGTTGAAGGACTGGGACAAGAAGCCA GATACAATTGTAGCTGATGAACTGGGAAAAGTGTCAGAAGATAGTAGTTCTGATGATGATTAA